From a region of the Campylobacter showae genome:
- the flgA gene encoding flagellar basal body P-ring formation chaperone FlgA, with protein MYCVSNSKITLADLGFAGKNDEILNLGENKAAKINSRDLAEILKKRGVELEDKSGGETIFVKNCDALALVQRAFLQEVTGEFKGLQFVKFPLIEPQNELPKNFHEYKFDKIYVNKINPKGSFRASFITPNGSQPSVFFRYEISAKMPVLRATKPLATRQMLGIDDFAKDWVELGEFGPDMMSEAPNARLATKQNIKSGEVLRLRQFTPLPLIKKGERVNAVLSDGALSIIVEVTALENGNLGETIKVKNNDKKVFNAQIVSKKQVMIR; from the coding sequence ATGTATTGCGTTTCAAACAGCAAAATAACGCTTGCGGACTTGGGTTTTGCGGGTAAAAACGACGAGATTTTAAATTTAGGCGAGAACAAAGCCGCAAAAATAAATTCGCGAGATTTAGCAGAGATTTTAAAAAAGCGCGGCGTAGAGCTTGAGGATAAAAGCGGCGGAGAGACGATATTTGTCAAAAACTGCGACGCGTTAGCTCTCGTGCAGCGCGCCTTTTTACAAGAGGTTACGGGCGAGTTTAAGGGGCTACAATTCGTCAAATTTCCGCTTATCGAGCCTCAAAACGAACTTCCTAAAAATTTCCACGAATACAAATTTGACAAAATTTACGTAAACAAAATCAATCCAAAAGGTAGCTTTAGAGCTAGTTTTATCACGCCAAACGGCTCGCAGCCAAGCGTATTTTTTAGATACGAGATTAGCGCAAAAATGCCTGTTTTGCGGGCTACTAAGCCACTCGCGACGCGCCAGATGCTAGGTATAGACGACTTTGCAAAAGACTGGGTCGAGCTTGGCGAGTTTGGCCCCGATATGATGAGCGAGGCGCCAAACGCAAGGCTAGCGACAAAGCAAAACATAAAAAGCGGCGAAGTGCTACGGCTGCGGCAGTTTACGCCATTGCCACTAATCAAAAAAGGCGAGCGCGTTAACGCCGTGCTTAGCGATGGGGCGCTCAGTATCATCGTCGAGGTCACGGCACTAGAAAACGGCAATCTAGGCGAGACCATCAAGGTCAAAAACAACGATAAAAAGGTCTTCAACGCTCAAATCGTTTCAAAAAAACAGGTGATGATAAGATGA
- the tmk gene encoding dTMP kinase — translation MYILFEGIDGAGKSTQIARLAAAFPQAIVTKEPGGTKLGENLREILLKENDLDKRAEILLFLADRAEHSGKIIKPNSDKMILSDRGFVSGMAYALAGGNFSFEELLSLNKFALQGNFPQKIVFFKADESTLRSRLGSRAQMDGIEARGFAYLLRVQDAMEEILQKLGVRYVTIGAAWDEEKITNLIKEFIND, via the coding sequence TTGTATATTTTATTTGAAGGTATCGACGGTGCGGGCAAAAGCACGCAGATAGCGCGGCTGGCGGCTGCTTTCCCGCAAGCGATCGTGACCAAAGAACCAGGCGGCACGAAGCTTGGCGAAAATTTGCGCGAGATTTTACTAAAGGAAAACGACCTGGATAAAAGGGCTGAAATTTTGCTATTTTTGGCCGACAGAGCCGAGCATTCGGGTAAGATAATAAAACCCAATTCGGATAAAATGATTTTAAGCGACAGGGGTTTTGTTTCGGGTATGGCTTACGCTCTAGCGGGCGGAAATTTTAGCTTTGAAGAGCTTTTAAGCTTAAATAAATTTGCCCTGCAAGGAAATTTTCCGCAAAAAATAGTATTTTTTAAGGCGGACGAAAGCACGCTAAGATCGCGATTAGGCTCGCGCGCGCAGATGGACGGCATAGAGGCTAGAGGATTTGCGTATCTACTAAGAGTGCAGGACGCGATGGAGGAAATTTTGCAAAAACTAGGCGTCCGCTACGTCACAATAGGCGCCGCCTGGGACGAAGAAAAAATAACGAATTTGATAAAGGAGTTTATAAATGATTAG
- a CDS encoding UbiX family flavin prenyltransferase, whose amino-acid sequence MKIFLGISGASGVNLGLKLASEIAKRSELHLCVSKNAMNVLEKELNLTDILYKNDAAAKFDENHGDKNIADLNFQISAQNRENDSQACRNKDEKSVNFSSAQGELDFVGGDERSQNQNDKIADSAQDLGDNVLKFDALDSCALDDANGQICKFEGGKFQNKSKFDKNSAQKDEIYQIWQDLQKCAVIHDDSDLAAAPSSGSFGIDAIIVAPCSINTLAKIHAGFADTLITRAAAVALKERKRLVLGVREMPFSTLALEHAAKLSALGAVIAPPVLGYYSAQNSLEDMENFIIGKWLDLLGLEHQIYKRWS is encoded by the coding sequence ATGAAAATTTTTCTAGGCATTAGCGGCGCAAGCGGCGTAAATTTGGGACTTAAGCTTGCTAGCGAGATAGCAAAAAGAAGCGAGTTGCATCTGTGCGTGAGCAAAAACGCGATGAACGTACTGGAAAAAGAGCTAAATTTGACGGATATTCTTTATAAAAACGACGCGGCGGCTAAATTTGACGAAAATCACGGCGACAAAAACATTGCGGACCTAAATTTTCAAATTTCGGCGCAAAATAGAGAAAACGACTCGCAGGCGTGCCGAAACAAAGACGAAAAAAGCGTAAATTTTAGCTCCGCTCAAGGCGAGCTAGATTTTGTAGGCGGAGACGAAAGATCGCAAAATCAAAACGATAAAATTGCTGATAGCGCGCAAGATTTGGGCGATAATGTTTTAAAATTTGACGCTTTGGATAGCTGCGCTCTTGACGACGCAAACGGTCAAATTTGCAAATTTGAGGGCGGTAAATTTCAAAACAAAAGCAAATTTGATAAAAACAGCGCTCAAAAAGATGAGATTTATCAAATTTGGCAAGATTTGCAAAAATGTGCCGTTATCCACGACGACTCCGATCTCGCCGCGGCTCCGAGTTCGGGATCGTTTGGCATAGATGCTATTATCGTTGCGCCCTGCTCTATCAACACGTTAGCTAAAATCCACGCGGGCTTTGCCGACACGCTGATAACTCGCGCCGCCGCAGTCGCGCTAAAAGAGCGAAAGAGGCTAGTTTTGGGCGTTAGAGAGATGCCATTTTCTACGCTGGCGCTCGAGCACGCGGCCAAGCTTTCCGCTCTTGGCGCCGTTATTGCGCCGCCGGTTTTGGGATATTATTCGGCTCAAAATAGCCTTGAGGATATGGAAAATTTTATCATCGGCAAGTGGCTTGATCTGCTCGGACTCGAGCATCAAATTTACAAAAGATGGAGCTAA
- the coaD gene encoding pantetheine-phosphate adenylyltransferase, with amino-acid sequence MKACIYPGTFDPVTNGHLDVIKRAAKIFDKVIVAVAASESKQPYFSLARRVEMAKISTTDLKNVEVVGFDNLLVDFAKSCGVNVVIRGLRAVSDFEYELQIGYANAVLWEELETVYLMPSLQNAFISSSIVRSVLSHDGDVSKLVPGEILETLKG; translated from the coding sequence ATGAAAGCTTGTATCTATCCCGGCACCTTTGATCCCGTCACGAACGGCCATCTGGACGTCATCAAGCGCGCGGCCAAAATTTTCGATAAAGTCATCGTCGCGGTTGCGGCAAGCGAGAGCAAGCAGCCATATTTTAGCTTGGCTAGACGCGTAGAGATGGCAAAAATCTCAACGACAGATCTAAAAAACGTCGAGGTCGTGGGCTTTGATAACCTGCTCGTTGATTTTGCCAAAAGCTGCGGCGTAAACGTCGTGATCCGCGGGCTTCGCGCGGTTAGCGACTTTGAGTATGAGCTGCAAATCGGCTACGCAAACGCCGTGCTTTGGGAGGAGCTTGAGACCGTTTATCTGATGCCGAGCCTGCAAAACGCCTTTATCTCAAGCTCGATCGTGCGCTCCGTTCTTAGCCACGACGGCGACGTCAGCAAGTTAGTTCCGGGCGAAATTTTAGAAACTTTGAAAGGCTAA
- a CDS encoding molybdopterin molybdotransferase MoeA: protein MTLELAQNLILEKAKFDGCGEFASLERATGKVLAQDVVAVKNLPSFDNAAMDGYALKFDDFDEPLNVAATVLAGDEADIALKKGECVKIMTGAKIPTNADTVVPFEDAVLQDGKLSPQSKVKKFNALRYKGEEVKAGEILLKKGEILTPVKVMMLAAQGIYCVCVERELKIGIFSSGDEVVEPWQNASEEQIYNANGAGISSLLQSFGFASSYAGIIKDDLESTTRALEAAEFDVIITSGGASKGEADFMKTALLNLGFSELFDGVNIRPGRPSKAFIKGKKIVFILPGNPMAAFLMCFLLVVPFLKGARLEKFNAVLNQDVKIKSGRQNIVLGSFFEGKFSVTDNNKFGSGMITPLIKSNAVLVTNEGLDELKAGEIVKILKFS from the coding sequence ATGACGCTAGAGCTTGCTCAAAATTTAATCCTAGAAAAAGCCAAATTTGACGGCTGCGGCGAGTTTGCTAGCCTTGAGCGCGCGACGGGTAAAGTTTTAGCCCAGGACGTAGTTGCCGTTAAAAATTTGCCCTCCTTTGATAATGCCGCGATGGACGGATACGCGCTTAAATTTGATGATTTTGATGAGCCGTTAAACGTCGCGGCAACCGTGCTAGCTGGCGACGAGGCCGATATAGCGCTAAAAAAAGGCGAATGTGTAAAGATAATGACCGGCGCAAAAATACCGACAAATGCCGACACGGTCGTGCCTTTTGAGGATGCGGTTTTGCAGGATGGCAAGCTCTCGCCGCAAAGTAAAGTCAAAAAATTTAACGCCCTAAGATACAAAGGCGAAGAGGTCAAAGCGGGCGAAATTTTGCTAAAAAAAGGCGAAATTTTAACGCCTGTAAAGGTGATGATGCTAGCCGCTCAGGGCATTTATTGCGTCTGCGTAGAGCGCGAGCTAAAGATCGGTATATTTTCAAGCGGCGACGAAGTGGTCGAGCCGTGGCAAAATGCGAGCGAGGAGCAAATCTACAACGCAAACGGCGCAGGCATCTCATCACTGCTTCAAAGTTTCGGCTTTGCTAGCTCGTATGCTGGCATCATCAAAGACGACCTAGAAAGCACTACTCGCGCGCTTGAGGCGGCTGAATTTGACGTCATAATAACAAGCGGCGGAGCGAGCAAGGGCGAGGCTGATTTTATGAAAACGGCGCTTTTAAATTTGGGCTTTAGCGAGCTTTTTGACGGAGTAAATATCCGACCAGGACGACCGAGCAAAGCCTTTATAAAAGGTAAAAAAATCGTTTTTATCCTGCCGGGAAATCCGATGGCGGCATTTTTGATGTGCTTTTTACTAGTCGTTCCTTTTTTAAAGGGCGCGCGACTTGAAAAATTTAACGCCGTTTTAAACCAAGACGTAAAAATAAAATCTGGACGCCAAAATATCGTGCTCGGTAGCTTTTTCGAGGGCAAATTTAGCGTGACGGATAATAATAAATTTGGCTCGGGCATGATAACTCCGCTCATCAAAAGTAACGCCGTTTTAGTAACAAACGAGGGTCTTGACGAGCTAAAAGCGGGCGAAATCGTAAAAATTTTGAAATTTTCTTGA
- the hisS gene encoding histidine--tRNA ligase, which translates to MISALRGMKDVLPPQSGLYERIIKICEEVAKNYGYEFVLAPHLEQTALFRRSVGESSDIVGKEMYQFEDKGGNDVCLRPEGTAGVVRAFIEAKFDRAGGVRRYFYHGSMFRYERPQKGRLREFHQFGCECFGEPSVYEDASVILMINEIFSRLGIKTKLLINSLGDAASMGAYRQKLVKFLDAHEGQICEDCKRRKLTNPIRVLDCKVESCQKIYESAPLIIGSLNDECAGEFKKLQEILNGNGVEFEIDPKLVRGLDYYCKTAFEFVSNEIGAQSAVAGGGRYDRLVEYLGGKASYGVGFAMGIERIMEILGGRESQSARGGVYIGAMDADGVDAVYKIAINLRKNLPVLVSYEPKKLQKHLNAADNANARICLCVGEDELKSGKIWLKDLSEKAEKTLDLADLEAELKRILNV; encoded by the coding sequence ATGATTAGCGCATTAAGGGGGATGAAGGACGTTTTGCCGCCCCAGTCGGGACTTTACGAGAGGATAATCAAAATCTGCGAAGAGGTCGCGAAAAACTACGGATACGAGTTCGTGCTGGCTCCGCACTTGGAGCAGACGGCGCTTTTTCGCCGCAGCGTCGGGGAGAGCAGCGACATCGTGGGCAAGGAGATGTATCAGTTTGAGGATAAGGGCGGTAACGACGTTTGCCTGCGTCCGGAGGGGACGGCTGGAGTCGTGCGCGCCTTTATCGAGGCTAAATTTGACCGCGCGGGCGGCGTGAGACGGTACTTTTATCACGGTTCGATGTTTCGCTATGAACGCCCGCAAAAAGGACGCTTGCGCGAGTTTCATCAGTTTGGCTGCGAGTGCTTCGGCGAGCCTAGCGTTTATGAGGACGCGAGCGTTATTTTGATGATAAACGAGATTTTCTCTCGCCTGGGTATAAAAACCAAGCTGCTTATAAATTCGCTCGGAGACGCCGCTAGTATGGGCGCATACAGGCAAAAGCTGGTTAAATTTTTAGACGCGCACGAGGGGCAAATTTGCGAGGACTGCAAGCGCAGAAAGCTAACAAATCCTATCCGCGTGCTAGACTGCAAGGTCGAGAGTTGTCAAAAAATCTATGAAAGTGCGCCGCTGATAATCGGTAGCCTAAACGACGAATGCGCGGGCGAGTTTAAAAAGCTGCAAGAAATTTTAAACGGCAACGGCGTGGAATTTGAGATAGATCCAAAACTCGTGCGCGGGCTTGATTATTACTGCAAAACTGCGTTTGAGTTCGTTTCAAACGAGATCGGCGCGCAAAGCGCGGTCGCGGGCGGCGGACGCTACGACAGGCTGGTCGAGTACTTAGGCGGCAAGGCTAGCTACGGCGTTGGCTTTGCGATGGGTATCGAGCGCATAATGGAAATCCTAGGCGGCCGCGAGAGCCAAAGCGCAAGAGGCGGCGTATATATCGGCGCGATGGATGCCGATGGCGTGGATGCGGTCTATAAAATAGCGATAAATTTAAGAAAAAACCTTCCAGTTCTCGTTAGCTACGAGCCTAAAAAGCTACAAAAACACCTAAACGCCGCGGATAACGCAAACGCTAGGATCTGCCTTTGCGTCGGCGAGGACGAGCTAAAATCGGGTAAAATTTGGCTAAAAGATCTGAGCGAGAAAGCCGAAAAAACGCTTGATTTGGCGGATCTAGAGGCGGAACTTAAAAGGATTTTAAATGTATGA